TTTTGTGCTCCATCCTGCGGAAAAACTGGCGTGGCTCGATGCGGTAGGCAGCATCGTGCGGGCAGGCGTAGACGCAGCTGGGCTGGTTGAGGTCGGCACAGAGATCGCAGGTGATCGCCTTTTTTTTCATGGCCGCCTTGGCGATGCGCTCCGCGTCTTCGGGACGGGCGATGGCATGGCCGACCGCCTCGGCAGCTGAAGCCGCATCGCCGACAATCTTCACCGGATGCATGTTGATGTTGCCGTACGGGCAGTTCTTGGCGCACAGCCCGCAGCCGACGCACCAGTCCTCGATGATGATTTCGAGTGAGTTGCGCCGGCGGATGGAGCCGACGGGGCAGCCGACCATACACAAGGGATCGCGACACTGACGGCAAGAGGTCGCGACCAGGTAGTTGTCGAACCGCAGGCCCTCGCGGACCAGGCGGGTGATGCCATCGTGGGTGTCGGCGCACGCCCGCACGCAGAGGTCGCAGCGAGTGCACTTGTTGAGGTCGAGCACCAGCAGGTTCTGCGCCTCCATCAGGCCCTGGGAGAGGAAGTCGCCGATGGGGACGCTCTGGACAGTCCTGAGCTGCTCCTGGTTCTCCGCCTGGCGGGTACCCGCCACCTCCGCCAGCGCCTTGCGGACATCCGGAAGACGGTCGATCATTTCGCGGAACTCCGCTTCGTTGATGCGGACCACCTCCACGTGGTCCAGAGCGGTGCAGGTGGCGGTGCGCACGCCTCCGCCGAGCAGCCCGACCTCGCCGAAGTAGTTGCCACGTGAGAGATAGGTCAGCACGAACTCGCCGCCGGGATAGTTCTGAGAGACACGCACGAAGCCAAGGCGGATGAGAAAGAAGGAGTCGGCGGGCTCGCCCTGCTTGCAGATCACCTGTCCCGGAGCGTAGCGGACCAGTTCGACCTTCTGGCGCAGCTCCGAGATGAATTCGCGAGCGGCCAGGAGCTGTTGCAGGTTGCGACTCTGAGCGAGATTGGCGAACATGGGGACGCTGCGCAGGTGGTCGTCGAGAGCGCGCTGCCGGTAGTTCTGGTCGAGCTGGGCCTTGAACTTCGGGTTCTTCTGCAGAATGTCGAGGACGTTGCGCAACATCTCCAACATCACGCAGTCGGTGGCGGCGCGCACGGTCGCCGACCGCGGGTAGAAATTCATGCAGGTCATCTCGCCGAACAAGTCACCGGGGCCGAGCGAGGCGGTCGGGCTGTCGTAGGAGAGATCGACGGGAGCGTCGATGGGGATGAAGCGGCGCTGGCTCTCCTCGTCTCGCTGGTGAGCGGTGCGGGCGACCAGCTTGCTCTTGAGGCGGCTGAAAAACCCCGGAGCGCTGGCGTCGACCTTCACGTGGGCGATGGGGCTGGAAATGAAAACTTCAGCTCGGCCGTCGAGGATGTAGAAGGCCGTCGAGCCGAACTCGCCTTCGCGGCAGACCTCCTCGCCGGCGCGGAAGGTGCGGCGGACGACGGCGCCCCGATTCTTCTCCAGCAGGCCCTTCGACACGCCTTCGAAGATCGAGATCTTCAGCAGCTCATCGGGCTCGAGCGGCTCGCCGTGCCCCAGGGTGGTGCCCCAGCCGGCGGGAGCTTGCTTCGTGGCCTCTGGCGGTGAGAGGTGATCGCTCGTGCTCATATTCGGGCCCTATGCCGATCAGAAGCTGGGGGCTGGCTGATGGGAAATCACGCGCGACAGGATCCACCGCGCGCAAGAACAGTAGAGGGAAGATATAAGAAGAGCAAACCCATGTCCAGAGCGGGATTTTGGGGGACGTCCAACCGTACGATTGACGAATCGCCAGAGCGCGGATATAAGGCTGAAGTCCGTTATCCCGGGGCACCAGGCTGAGCACGTGAGATCCGACAGGGCCAGAACGACGACCGAGATGTGCTCGCCTATCGTCCTGTTCTCCGCCATCCTCTTTCTCTGCGTTTCCTCCTACGCGGCTCCCCAAGGCCCTGCGGCGTCCCAGTACACCGGCCCGGGATCGTGCGCGTCGTCGAGTTGCCACGGCGCCATCCAGCCAAAGACCGAGACCGACGTCCAGCAGAACGAGTACAGCACCTGGGTGGTCCAGGACAAGCACTCCAAGGCATACGCGGTGCTGTCGAACGCGCAGTCGAAGCGGATCGCGCGCAACCTGAAGCTGAGCGAGCCGGCGGAGAGGTCGGCGAAGTGCCTGGCGTGTCACGCGCTCGATGTGCCTGCCAGCCGCAGGGCGCGGACCTTCGAGCTGGACGACGGGGTCAGTTGCGAAAGCTGTCACGGGCCGGCGTCGGCATGGCTGGGACCGCACACCAGCAAGAACTGGACGCACGAGCAGTCGGTCCGGCTGGGCATGTACGACACCAAGGAACTGGTGAAACGCTCGGAACTCTGCCTGTCGTGCCACCTGGGGACGGCGGAGAAGGCGGTGGACCACGAGATGATTGCCGCCGGCCATCCCGACCTGGCTTTCGAACTCGACTCCTACACTGCCGTGATGCCGCGCCACTGGAAGCCCGAGAAAGATCCTTGGGCAAGTGTGCGCGGCTGGAGTGTCGGCCAGGCGGTGCAACTGCGCGAAGGACTGCGCCAACTGGACCGCAGGGCTCGTTCCGGCAACTGGCCGGAGTACGCCGAACTGGATTGCTTCGCGTGCCATCACGCTTTGACCAAGCCGGCAGATAGCTGGCGGCAGCAGACCGGCTATCCCAGCCGCAAACCGGGCACGCCTCCCTGGAACAACTCGCGGATCGCGGTGCTGCGGCACATCGTGCGCGATGCCGATCCGCAACTGGCACAGCAGCTCGACGGAGAGATGGCGAAGGTCGCCGCGTCGATGGAACGGCTCTCGCCGGCCCGCGAGGCAGCGGGGCAAACCGCATCCTCCGCCGGAGGGATCGCAAACCGGGCGGTGGAGCTCCTCGCGTCCAGGAAACATGGTCAGGCGTCCGCCTTGCGGCTCCTGGGCGAGATCTCGGCCGACGCCGACGCCATCAGCAATGGCGGCGAACGCAGCGCCGAACAGGCGGTAATGGCAGCCGACGCCTTGTACCTCGCGTGCTCGAGGAACGGGAAGCTCGCGAACGACGCCGAGCTGAAAGCCGCCATCGATGCCATGTTCCAACAGTTGGAGAATCCTTCCAGCTACAATCCGCAGCGTTTCCGCGAGCAACTCGGCAAGATCAAGTCCCACCTGCCCTGACGATTGCCAGATCAGCGTTGCCAAATCCCCTTGTTGCCACTGATCGTTATTGGTGAGAAGGGCTAACCTCCATCTCCACTACGATGATGTCGCCTACTGCGTTGAATGGCACGACCGCATCTGGCCGACTGAGGAGCCTCCGGAAGCGGCACCGGTTAAGAACTGACAGGGCTTGCGGATGAGACAAGCTATTCGGACGAGAATGTGGCTGTAATCAGGCCACTGACGCCTTAGAAACTGCCCTTTGCGCTGTTCCTTTGCCCTGACCCCTACCTCGGTCTTAGTCTCGGCCCAGGAGCGCCCCTGAGCGCGTAGAGAGCCAATCCTGGTGCTGTCCACGACAACGCGCGGCCTGCCCAGCCGCTTCCCTTTTGCACGAGCATTCCGCAGACCGGCTTTTACCCGTTCTTGGATCAGTGCGCGTTCAAATTCAGCGATTCCCCCGATGATTTGAAACATCAGTCGGCCAGATGGAGTACTGAGGTCCAGATTGTCACGCAGGCTGACGAATGCCACCCCCAAAGCGCCCAGTTCGGCTAGTGCGTTGACCAGATGCTTTAGCGATCTGCCGAAGCGATCTACCTTCCAGACAAGGACGGCGTCAAATCGGCGCTGACAGGCGTCTGCCATCAGTCGCGTCAGGGCCGGCCGCGTCTCCTTTGAGCCCGAGACGCCTTGATCGACGTACTCCTCGACGATCGTCCATCCGCGCCGGCACGCGTACTCGCGCAGGTCTCGTAGCTGCATCTCGGGATCTTGTCCGTTTAGTGTTGAGACGCGCGCGTACGCCCCGACGCGGGTGATGGTGGGGGGCAGTTCTTGAGGGATCTTCCATGCGGTGGTACGGTGATTCTTAGCCATTGTTGCCTCCTTCTAGGCGACTTTGGTTAGCGCCGTGTCGGTGTTCGAGCACCGATGCGGCGCGCTGATTACTCCCG
This genomic stretch from Terriglobia bacterium harbors:
- a CDS encoding cyclic nucleotide-binding domain-containing protein, which codes for MSTSDHLSPPEATKQAPAGWGTTLGHGEPLEPDELLKISIFEGVSKGLLEKNRGAVVRRTFRAGEEVCREGEFGSTAFYILDGRAEVFISSPIAHVKVDASAPGFFSRLKSKLVARTAHQRDEESQRRFIPIDAPVDLSYDSPTASLGPGDLFGEMTCMNFYPRSATVRAATDCVMLEMLRNVLDILQKNPKFKAQLDQNYRQRALDDHLRSVPMFANLAQSRNLQQLLAAREFISELRQKVELVRYAPGQVICKQGEPADSFFLIRLGFVRVSQNYPGGEFVLTYLSRGNYFGEVGLLGGGVRTATCTALDHVEVVRINEAEFREMIDRLPDVRKALAEVAGTRQAENQEQLRTVQSVPIGDFLSQGLMEAQNLLVLDLNKCTRCDLCVRACADTHDGITRLVREGLRFDNYLVATSCRQCRDPLCMVGCPVGSIRRRNSLEIIIEDWCVGCGLCAKNCPYGNINMHPVKIVGDAASAAEAVGHAIARPEDAERIAKAAMKKKAITCDLCADLNQPSCVYACPHDAAYRIEPRQFFRRMEHKNRADATRF
- a CDS encoding cytochrome c family protein, with product MRSDRARTTTEMCSPIVLFSAILFLCVSSYAAPQGPAASQYTGPGSCASSSCHGAIQPKTETDVQQNEYSTWVVQDKHSKAYAVLSNAQSKRIARNLKLSEPAERSAKCLACHALDVPASRRARTFELDDGVSCESCHGPASAWLGPHTSKNWTHEQSVRLGMYDTKELVKRSELCLSCHLGTAEKAVDHEMIAAGHPDLAFELDSYTAVMPRHWKPEKDPWASVRGWSVGQAVQLREGLRQLDRRARSGNWPEYAELDCFACHHALTKPADSWRQQTGYPSRKPGTPPWNNSRIAVLRHIVRDADPQLAQQLDGEMAKVAASMERLSPAREAAGQTASSAGGIANRAVELLASRKHGQASALRLLGEISADADAISNGGERSAEQAVMAADALYLACSRNGKLANDAELKAAIDAMFQQLENPSSYNPQRFREQLGKIKSHLP
- a CDS encoding recombinase family protein; amino-acid sequence: MAKNHRTTAWKIPQELPPTITRVGAYARVSTLNGQDPEMQLRDLREYACRRGWTIVEEYVDQGVSGSKETRPALTRLMADACQRRFDAVLVWKVDRFGRSLKHLVNALAELGALGVAFVSLRDNLDLSTPSGRLMFQIIGGIAEFERALIQERVKAGLRNARAKGKRLGRPRVVVDSTRIGSLRAQGRSWAETKTEVGVRAKEQRKGQFLRRQWPDYSHILVRIACLIRKPCQFLTGAASGGSSVGQMRSCHSTQ